From the Periophthalmus magnuspinnatus isolate fPerMag1 chromosome 1, fPerMag1.2.pri, whole genome shotgun sequence genome, one window contains:
- the fam184b gene encoding protein FAM184B isoform X1, protein MASGAGKAPQPAGQGSAVNGTAAEFPSIEQDTEQYDYQMHSKMCKKIAQLTKVIYSLNMKNEEQEATLQALSYAHHEELHRVLMESCHEGEGSVLRVRLLELQECLDEQQRVGAQVQADFECYRLQAEEREREAEAELRKEFEEKLRAAEEALQDARVQMSTSQEESLRLCKELESMVQHVQELDTKCEEMQRAAELEERQRREEQRLKEEEERRREEERRIEEREDTERVRALLDQLNALRQDRERAEEDKRKALKEEKERWEQKIQDLNEDKEEMRRKMEAEWREERRRWEEREEEEKKGMHSALRERVKRAETEVESHLEKLDESKRNTVKLQERIQNLEEELELHRKRVSEAEGVVKRAEEELAVAKERLLLQEDELQSRAEELLNRGGCEVCVCTEVDELRSQVSRLQSRNRELELQSSGRNSDHARQIRQHAEALSSLRSEMVRAQTEELRRIQKHADDERDKLQKEIERERQALQKEREQEKDQFEKELSRLRREREEDRDQQRRDIEDLKERLRREKEEEMDRQRKELDVERVRVRSQLDKSMEQVDAERAGVLQKLEEEKRRLAEKAEEDRKRLKEQVRKAIEEVMRRHAAELNSVQEALSSEKKTNQEVCARLDEERRKSEELCSGLEKELEEVRMKLKDSTTEICRLEAVLLQQQEKKEKAPDVLPTCGSRCSHMEEELHQTRSKLARIQEEAERQRDRQQREITTLKADKHRLEEKVLEQSRLNTERSLLEQSQRMTEDRIRAECEDRLRAEFRIEMNAAVAETEQRWQTQEQDMQSHIEELEAQVKELQAQMEKKKAGSGDDCHVNPEIDKLRKEVQDTKEINKKLRELLQEPQSQSLAEERHNHAMALQALERKAKEDVLSERNRLQTMHHLELDKQRAELTQQHTEWSRQMTQRHMQQIEDLQAQLQAHTQMMALQQDLKQQNQYQVFERQLDESRCAVLELQRENATLKRQLKEKTAREQLEVEKKEEDSAIEMDKKRDAQLEEEAQRLKEEVEKLRVEMEKLEESQKHWEERKDDDLKDEEVDEEKRRAREEERRREEVEEIRREHKRELQSLASEYSSAQSHLQARIVALENELREREERCRGRQSRCEDLQLGRLQERLTERDQLIKRLVEERHQLQLHPPPVAGDNNSPGQRDSKSRPGSVTPTMRRKNVDSPRVTSMSGSSYDRNIFHSSSSSSTSSSHHPNFSSTLPHAHASHPQTSTHYSTSSLPHKHTSLGQHSSPSLQRSTRSRSSCIPATPAPTAPLPVCPSSQTGIRYVSPSCLDPHLQSIRGPYLEPRGTEGLKQEWYTKYFSF, encoded by the exons ATGGCTTCAGGCGCCGGTAAGGCTCCACAGCCCGCTGGCCAGGGCTCCGCCGTTAACGGGACTGCGGCAGAGTTCCCGAgtattgagcaagacactgagCAGTACGACTACCAGATGCACAGCAAAATGTGCAAGAAGATCGCCCAGCTCACCAAG GTGATTTACTCTCTGAACATGAAGAATGAGGAGCAGGAGGCCACACTGCAGGCCCTGAGTTATGCCCACCATGAGGAGCTGCACCGGGTCCTGATGGAGTCGTGTCATGAGGGGGAGGGCTCGGTGCTGAGGGTCCGCCTCCTGGAGCTGCAGGAGTGCCTGGACGAGCAGCAGCGAGTGGGAGCTCAG GTGCAGGCAGATTTTGAGTGCTACCGCCTTCAGGCTGAGGAGCGCGAGCGTGAAGCAGAGGCTGAGCTGAGGAAGGAGTTTGAGGAGAAGCTCCGAGCTGCCGAGGAGGCGCTGCAGGACGCCCGGGTGCAGATGAGCACTTCCCAGGAGGAGAGCCTCAGACTGTGCAAAGAACTGGAGAGCATGGTGCAGCACGTCCAAGAGCTCGACACTAAATGTGAAGAGATGCAGAGGGCAGCCGAACTGGAGGAgcggcagaggagagaggagcagaggctgaaggaggaagaagagaggaggagggaggaagagcggCGGATAGAGGAACGGGAGGACACGGAGCGAGTGAGGGCCCTTCTAGACCAGCTGAACGCTctgagacaggacagagagcgtgccgaggaggacaagaggaaagcgctgaaggaggagaaggaacgCTGGGAGCAGAAGATTCAGGATCTGAACGAGGacaaggaggagatgaggaggaagatggAGGCGGAGTGGAGGGAGGAGCGCCGGAGATGggaggagcgggaggaggaggagaagaaagggatGCACAGCGCTCTACGGGAACGGGTGAAGAGGGCGGAGACGGAGGTGGAGAGCCATTTGGAGAAGCTGGACGAGAGCAAGAGGAACACGGTGAAGCTGCAAGAGAGGATACAG AActtggaggaggagctggagctgcACCGTAAACGTGTGTCTGAGGCGGAGGGTGTGGTGAAGCGGGCGGAGGAGGAGTTGGCGGTGGCCAAGGAGAGGCTGCTGCTTCAGGAGGACGAGTTACAGAGCAGGGCAG AGGAGCTGTTGAACCGCGGGGgctgtgaggtgtgtgtgtgcacggaGGTCGATGAACTTCGGAGTCAGGTGAGCCGACTGCAGAGCCGCAACCGAGAGCTGGAGTTACAGAGCAGCGGCAGGAACAGCGACCACGCCCGTCAGATACGACAG CACGCCGAAGCCTTGTCCAGTCTGCGCTCTGAGATGGTGAGAGCCCAGACGGAGGAGCTGCGGCGCATACAAAAGCACGCCGATGATGAAAGGGACAAACTGCAAAAGGAGATCGAACGGGAACGCCAGGCTCTGCAAAAGGAACGCGAGCAGGAGAAGGATCAGTTTGAGAAAGAACTGAGCAGACTGCGGCGAGAACGCGAGGAAGACCGAGATCAACAGCGCAGAGACATAGAGGATCTGAAGGAACGTctcaggagggagaaggaggaggagatggacagGCAGAGGAAAGAGCTGGACGTGGAGCGGGTGAGGGTGCGATCACAGCTGGACAAAAGTATGGAGCAGGTGGACGCGGAGAGAGCCGGAGTGCTTCAGaaactggaggaggagaagaggagactgGCGGAGAaggcggaggaggacaggaagaGGCTGAAGGAGCAGGTGAGGAAGGCCATcgaggaggtgatgaggagaCACGCCGCGGAACTTAACAGTGTCCAGGAGGCTCTGAGCTCTGAGAAGAAGACCAACCAGGAG GTTTGCGCGCGTTTggatgaagagaggaggaagagtgaggagcTCTGCAGTGGGCTGGAGAAGGAGCTAGAGGAGGTTAGGATGAAACTCAAGGATTCAACAACAGAG ATATGTCGACTAGAGGCAGTCCTTCTCCAGCagcaggagaagaaggagaaagcACCAGATGTCCTTCCTACTTGCGGATCGCGGTGCTCGCATATGGAAGAAGAGCTACACCAGACCCGCTCCAAACTGGCCCGAATCCAGGAGGAGGCGGAGAGGCAGCGGGACAGACAGCAGCGGGAGATCACCACCCTGAAGGCAGACAAGCACCGGCTGGAGGAGAAGGtgctggagcagagcagactcaacacagagaggagcctcctagagcagagccagaggatgACTGAGGACCGCATCAG GGCAGAGTGTGAGGATCGTCTGAGAGCAGAGTTTAGGATTGAGATGAACGCTGCAGTGGCCGAGACCGAGCAGAGATGGCAAACTCAGGAGCAGGACATGCAGAGCCACATTGAGGAGCTAGAGGCGCAAGTGAAAGAGCTGCAGGCACAG ATGGAGAAAAAGAAAGCTGGTTCTGGTGACGACTGCCACGTAAACCCTGAGATTGACAAACTCAGAAAAGAGGTCCAAGACACGAAGGAGATAAACAAGAAACTGAGAGAGCTTCTGCAG GAACCTCAGAGCCAATCGTTGGCTGAGGAGCGACACAATCATGCCATGGCACTGCAAGCGCTGGAGAGAAAGGCGAAAGAGGATGTTTTGTCTGAAAGAAACAGGCTACAAACGATGCACCACTTGGAACTAG ATAAGCAACGTGCAGAACTGACCCAACAGCACACCGAGTGGAGCAGGCAGATGACTCAGAGGCATATGCAGCAAATAGAGGACCTCCAAGCCCAGCTACAAGCACACACCCAGATGATGGCGCTACAGCAG GATCTGAAGCAGCAGAACCAGTACCAGGTGTTTGAGAGACAGCTGGACGAGAGCCGCTGCGCCGTGCTGGAACTGCAGAGAGAAAACGCAACACTTAAGAGGCAACTCAAGGAAAA GACGGCGCGTGAGCAGCTCGAAgtggagaaaaaggaggaggacaGTGCGATCGAAATGGACAAAAAGCGTGACGctcagctggaggaggaggcccAGCGCCttaaggaggaggtggagaagctGCGCGTGGAGATGGAGAAGCTAGAGGAGTCTCAGAAGCACTGGGAAGAGCGCAAGGACGACGACCTGAAGGACGAAGAGGtggatgaggagaagaggagagcgagggaggaggagcggaggagggaggaggtggaggagatcAGGAGAGAGCACAAGAGGGAGCTGCAGAGCCTAGCGTCGGAGTATAGCAGCGCCCAGTCCCACCTGCAGGCGCGCATCGTGGCCTTAGAGAACGA GCTGCGTGAGCGGGAGGAGCGGTGCAGGGGGAGGCAGAGTCGATGTGAGGATTTGCAGTTGGGAAGGCTTCAGGAGAGACTGACAGAGAGGGACCAGCTCATTAAACGATTAGTG GAAGAGAGGCATCAGCTGCAGCTCCACCCTCCTCCTGTTGCCGGGGACAACAACAGCCCTGGGCAGCGTGACAGCAAGTCCCGCCCTGGAAGTGTCACGCCAACCATGAGG CGAAAGAACGTGGACTCCCCTCGCGTCACCAGCATGTCCGGCAGCAGCTACGACCGAAACATCTTCcactcttcttcttcatcttcgaCTTCGTCTTCCCACCACCCGAACTTCTCCTCCACCCTGCCCCACGCGCACGCCTCGCACCCCCAGACATCTACCCACtactccacctcctccctcccGCACAAACACACCTCGCTGGGCCAGCATTCCTCTCCGTCCCTCCAACGCTCCACCAGGTCGCGCTCCTCCTGCATCCCTGCCACCCCAGCGCCCACTGCCCCGCTCCCCGTGTGCCCCTCATCGCAGACGGGCATCCGATACGTGTCCCCTTCATGCCTCGATCCACACCTACAATCAATCAG GGGGCCGTATCTGGAGCCTAGAGGGACTGAGGGTCTAAAACAGGAGTGGTACACCAAATACTTCTCCTTCTGA
- the fam184b gene encoding protein FAM184B isoform X2, whose protein sequence is MASGAGKAPQPAGQGSAVNGTAAEFPSIEQDTEQYDYQMHSKMCKKIAQLTKVIYSLNMKNEEQEATLQALSYAHHEELHRVLMESCHEGEGSVLRVRLLELQECLDEQQRVGAQVQADFECYRLQAEEREREAEAELRKEFEEKLRAAEEALQDARVQMSTSQEESLRLCKELESMVQHVQELDTKCEEMQRAAELEERQRREEQRLKEEEERRREEERRIEEREDTERVRALLDQLNALRQDRERAEEDKRKALKEEKERWEQKIQDLNEDKEEMRRKMEAEWREERRRWEEREEEEKKGMHSALRERVKRAETEVESHLEKLDESKRNTVKLQERIQNLEEELELHRKRVSEAEGVVKRAEEELAVAKERLLLQEDELQSRAEELLNRGGCEVCVCTEVDELRSQVSRLQSRNRELELQSSGRNSDHARQIRQHAEALSSLRSEMVRAQTEELRRIQKHADDERDKLQKEIERERQALQKEREQEKDQFEKELSRLRREREEDRDQQRRDIEDLKERLRREKEEEMDRQRKELDVERVRVRSQLDKSMEQVDAERAGVLQKLEEEKRRLAEKAEEDRKRLKEQVRKAIEEVMRRHAAELNSVQEALSSEKKTNQEVCARLDEERRKSEELCSGLEKELEEVRMKLKDSTTEICRLEAVLLQQQEKKEKAPDVLPTCGSRCSHMEEELHQTRSKLARIQEEAERQRDRQQREITTLKADKHRLEEKVLEQSRLNTERSLLEQSQRMTEDRIRAECEDRLRAEFRIEMNAAVAETEQRWQTQEQDMQSHIEELEAQVKELQAQMEKKKAGSGDDCHVNPEIDKLRKEVQDTKEINKKLRELLQEPQSQSLAEERHNHAMALQALERKAKEDVLSERNRLQTMHHLELDKQRAELTQQHTEWSRQMTQRHMQQIEDLQAQLQAHTQMMALQQDLKQQNQYQVFERQLDESRCAVLELQRENATLKRQLKEKTAREQLEVEKKEEDSAIEMDKKRDAQLEEEAQRLKEEVEKLRVEMEKLEESQKHWEERKDDDLKDEEVDEEKRRAREEERRREEVEEIRREHKRELQSLASEYSSAQSHLQARIVALENELREREERCRGRQSRCEDLQLGRLQERLTERDQLIKRLVRKNVDSPRVTSMSGSSYDRNIFHSSSSSSTSSSHHPNFSSTLPHAHASHPQTSTHYSTSSLPHKHTSLGQHSSPSLQRSTRSRSSCIPATPAPTAPLPVCPSSQTGIRYVSPSCLDPHLQSIRGPYLEPRGTEGLKQEWYTKYFSF, encoded by the exons ATGGCTTCAGGCGCCGGTAAGGCTCCACAGCCCGCTGGCCAGGGCTCCGCCGTTAACGGGACTGCGGCAGAGTTCCCGAgtattgagcaagacactgagCAGTACGACTACCAGATGCACAGCAAAATGTGCAAGAAGATCGCCCAGCTCACCAAG GTGATTTACTCTCTGAACATGAAGAATGAGGAGCAGGAGGCCACACTGCAGGCCCTGAGTTATGCCCACCATGAGGAGCTGCACCGGGTCCTGATGGAGTCGTGTCATGAGGGGGAGGGCTCGGTGCTGAGGGTCCGCCTCCTGGAGCTGCAGGAGTGCCTGGACGAGCAGCAGCGAGTGGGAGCTCAG GTGCAGGCAGATTTTGAGTGCTACCGCCTTCAGGCTGAGGAGCGCGAGCGTGAAGCAGAGGCTGAGCTGAGGAAGGAGTTTGAGGAGAAGCTCCGAGCTGCCGAGGAGGCGCTGCAGGACGCCCGGGTGCAGATGAGCACTTCCCAGGAGGAGAGCCTCAGACTGTGCAAAGAACTGGAGAGCATGGTGCAGCACGTCCAAGAGCTCGACACTAAATGTGAAGAGATGCAGAGGGCAGCCGAACTGGAGGAgcggcagaggagagaggagcagaggctgaaggaggaagaagagaggaggagggaggaagagcggCGGATAGAGGAACGGGAGGACACGGAGCGAGTGAGGGCCCTTCTAGACCAGCTGAACGCTctgagacaggacagagagcgtgccgaggaggacaagaggaaagcgctgaaggaggagaaggaacgCTGGGAGCAGAAGATTCAGGATCTGAACGAGGacaaggaggagatgaggaggaagatggAGGCGGAGTGGAGGGAGGAGCGCCGGAGATGggaggagcgggaggaggaggagaagaaagggatGCACAGCGCTCTACGGGAACGGGTGAAGAGGGCGGAGACGGAGGTGGAGAGCCATTTGGAGAAGCTGGACGAGAGCAAGAGGAACACGGTGAAGCTGCAAGAGAGGATACAG AActtggaggaggagctggagctgcACCGTAAACGTGTGTCTGAGGCGGAGGGTGTGGTGAAGCGGGCGGAGGAGGAGTTGGCGGTGGCCAAGGAGAGGCTGCTGCTTCAGGAGGACGAGTTACAGAGCAGGGCAG AGGAGCTGTTGAACCGCGGGGgctgtgaggtgtgtgtgtgcacggaGGTCGATGAACTTCGGAGTCAGGTGAGCCGACTGCAGAGCCGCAACCGAGAGCTGGAGTTACAGAGCAGCGGCAGGAACAGCGACCACGCCCGTCAGATACGACAG CACGCCGAAGCCTTGTCCAGTCTGCGCTCTGAGATGGTGAGAGCCCAGACGGAGGAGCTGCGGCGCATACAAAAGCACGCCGATGATGAAAGGGACAAACTGCAAAAGGAGATCGAACGGGAACGCCAGGCTCTGCAAAAGGAACGCGAGCAGGAGAAGGATCAGTTTGAGAAAGAACTGAGCAGACTGCGGCGAGAACGCGAGGAAGACCGAGATCAACAGCGCAGAGACATAGAGGATCTGAAGGAACGTctcaggagggagaaggaggaggagatggacagGCAGAGGAAAGAGCTGGACGTGGAGCGGGTGAGGGTGCGATCACAGCTGGACAAAAGTATGGAGCAGGTGGACGCGGAGAGAGCCGGAGTGCTTCAGaaactggaggaggagaagaggagactgGCGGAGAaggcggaggaggacaggaagaGGCTGAAGGAGCAGGTGAGGAAGGCCATcgaggaggtgatgaggagaCACGCCGCGGAACTTAACAGTGTCCAGGAGGCTCTGAGCTCTGAGAAGAAGACCAACCAGGAG GTTTGCGCGCGTTTggatgaagagaggaggaagagtgaggagcTCTGCAGTGGGCTGGAGAAGGAGCTAGAGGAGGTTAGGATGAAACTCAAGGATTCAACAACAGAG ATATGTCGACTAGAGGCAGTCCTTCTCCAGCagcaggagaagaaggagaaagcACCAGATGTCCTTCCTACTTGCGGATCGCGGTGCTCGCATATGGAAGAAGAGCTACACCAGACCCGCTCCAAACTGGCCCGAATCCAGGAGGAGGCGGAGAGGCAGCGGGACAGACAGCAGCGGGAGATCACCACCCTGAAGGCAGACAAGCACCGGCTGGAGGAGAAGGtgctggagcagagcagactcaacacagagaggagcctcctagagcagagccagaggatgACTGAGGACCGCATCAG GGCAGAGTGTGAGGATCGTCTGAGAGCAGAGTTTAGGATTGAGATGAACGCTGCAGTGGCCGAGACCGAGCAGAGATGGCAAACTCAGGAGCAGGACATGCAGAGCCACATTGAGGAGCTAGAGGCGCAAGTGAAAGAGCTGCAGGCACAG ATGGAGAAAAAGAAAGCTGGTTCTGGTGACGACTGCCACGTAAACCCTGAGATTGACAAACTCAGAAAAGAGGTCCAAGACACGAAGGAGATAAACAAGAAACTGAGAGAGCTTCTGCAG GAACCTCAGAGCCAATCGTTGGCTGAGGAGCGACACAATCATGCCATGGCACTGCAAGCGCTGGAGAGAAAGGCGAAAGAGGATGTTTTGTCTGAAAGAAACAGGCTACAAACGATGCACCACTTGGAACTAG ATAAGCAACGTGCAGAACTGACCCAACAGCACACCGAGTGGAGCAGGCAGATGACTCAGAGGCATATGCAGCAAATAGAGGACCTCCAAGCCCAGCTACAAGCACACACCCAGATGATGGCGCTACAGCAG GATCTGAAGCAGCAGAACCAGTACCAGGTGTTTGAGAGACAGCTGGACGAGAGCCGCTGCGCCGTGCTGGAACTGCAGAGAGAAAACGCAACACTTAAGAGGCAACTCAAGGAAAA GACGGCGCGTGAGCAGCTCGAAgtggagaaaaaggaggaggacaGTGCGATCGAAATGGACAAAAAGCGTGACGctcagctggaggaggaggcccAGCGCCttaaggaggaggtggagaagctGCGCGTGGAGATGGAGAAGCTAGAGGAGTCTCAGAAGCACTGGGAAGAGCGCAAGGACGACGACCTGAAGGACGAAGAGGtggatgaggagaagaggagagcgagggaggaggagcggaggagggaggaggtggaggagatcAGGAGAGAGCACAAGAGGGAGCTGCAGAGCCTAGCGTCGGAGTATAGCAGCGCCCAGTCCCACCTGCAGGCGCGCATCGTGGCCTTAGAGAACGA GCTGCGTGAGCGGGAGGAGCGGTGCAGGGGGAGGCAGAGTCGATGTGAGGATTTGCAGTTGGGAAGGCTTCAGGAGAGACTGACAGAGAGGGACCAGCTCATTAAACGATTAGTG CGAAAGAACGTGGACTCCCCTCGCGTCACCAGCATGTCCGGCAGCAGCTACGACCGAAACATCTTCcactcttcttcttcatcttcgaCTTCGTCTTCCCACCACCCGAACTTCTCCTCCACCCTGCCCCACGCGCACGCCTCGCACCCCCAGACATCTACCCACtactccacctcctccctcccGCACAAACACACCTCGCTGGGCCAGCATTCCTCTCCGTCCCTCCAACGCTCCACCAGGTCGCGCTCCTCCTGCATCCCTGCCACCCCAGCGCCCACTGCCCCGCTCCCCGTGTGCCCCTCATCGCAGACGGGCATCCGATACGTGTCCCCTTCATGCCTCGATCCACACCTACAATCAATCAG GGGGCCGTATCTGGAGCCTAGAGGGACTGAGGGTCTAAAACAGGAGTGGTACACCAAATACTTCTCCTTCTGA